A genome region from Halorussus pelagicus includes the following:
- a CDS encoding DUF63 family protein: MVLPEGFALPPLPYLVGLLAAVALVGGALARSDPHVSDRIVLALAPWVVVGSSLHVLFVLDWVPAAVAPLLGTPSVYLSTFAVAGVVWLAGIHTATDPERPVVAVGVLAASAVVAYAVARGSETGLRLFWPLVGLALALLLAGTLWAATRWSYPSVTAATGATGALALFGHALDAVSTAVGVDLLGFGERTPVSRAVLDAAAALPTAEMFGVGWLFVLVKLAIAEVVVVLFADFVREDPREGFLLLGTVAAVGLGPGAHNLLLFILTG, encoded by the coding sequence ATGGTGCTTCCAGAGGGGTTCGCGCTCCCGCCGCTCCCGTATCTCGTCGGCCTGCTTGCGGCGGTGGCGCTGGTCGGCGGGGCGCTGGCCCGGTCGGACCCGCACGTCTCCGACCGCATCGTCCTCGCGCTCGCGCCGTGGGTCGTCGTCGGGTCGAGTCTCCACGTCCTGTTCGTCCTCGACTGGGTGCCTGCGGCGGTTGCGCCGCTACTCGGCACGCCGTCGGTCTACCTCTCGACGTTCGCCGTCGCCGGAGTGGTCTGGCTCGCCGGGATTCACACCGCCACGGACCCCGAGCGCCCGGTGGTCGCGGTCGGGGTGCTGGCCGCGAGCGCGGTCGTCGCCTACGCGGTCGCTCGGGGGTCCGAAACCGGGCTTCGGCTCTTCTGGCCGCTGGTCGGTCTCGCGCTGGCGTTGCTGCTTGCCGGAACGCTCTGGGCCGCGACCAGATGGTCGTACCCGAGCGTGACCGCCGCGACGGGCGCGACCGGCGCGCTGGCGCTGTTCGGCCACGCGCTCGACGCGGTTTCGACCGCTGTGGGCGTAGACTTGCTCGGGTTCGGCGAGCGAACGCCCGTCTCGCGGGCGGTCCTCGACGCGGCCGCCGCGCTCCCGACCGCCGAGATGTTCGGCGTCGGGTGGCTGTTCGTCCTCGTGAAACTCGCCATCGCGGAGGTTGTGGTGGTTCTGTTCGCGGATTTCGTCCGCGAGGACCCCCGCGAGGGGTTCTTACTGCTCGGCACGGTCGCCGCGGTCGGGTTGGGACCGGGCGCGCACAACCTGCTCCTGTTCATCCTGACGGGGTAA
- a CDS encoding NUDIX hydrolase, producing MSDDPLAWETLDSAVAYTCPGFDVRNESVRLPDGTETDFDYLDETESVVVLPFTPDGDVVVIEEWRQAVRRVNRSLPVGGMEPEDEDRAAAARRELREETGHEAESVEFLTSIEPANGVANSVLHFFVARECTPTAEQELDHNESIRVETTTVEELREHIAEREIRDGRTTLGLLYYEAFGTSGA from the coding sequence ATGAGCGATGACCCCCTCGCGTGGGAGACCCTCGACTCGGCGGTGGCCTACACTTGTCCGGGTTTCGACGTTCGCAACGAGTCGGTCCGTCTCCCCGACGGGACCGAAACCGACTTCGACTACCTCGACGAGACCGAGAGCGTCGTCGTCCTCCCGTTCACGCCCGACGGCGACGTGGTCGTCATCGAAGAGTGGCGACAGGCCGTCCGGCGGGTCAATCGGAGCCTTCCGGTCGGCGGGATGGAACCGGAAGACGAGGACCGCGCGGCCGCGGCGCGCCGCGAACTCCGCGAGGAGACGGGCCACGAGGCCGAGTCGGTGGAGTTTCTGACCAGCATCGAACCCGCGAACGGAGTTGCGAACTCGGTCCTGCACTTCTTCGTGGCCCGCGAGTGTACCCCGACCGCCGAGCAGGAGTTGGACCACAACGAGTCGATTCGCGTCGAGACGACGACCGTCGAAGAATTGCGCGAGCATATCGCGGAGCGCGAGATTCGTGACGGCCGGACGACGCTCGGACTGCTCTACTACGAGGCGTTCGGGACTTCTGGGGCGTAG
- a CDS encoding nucleoside phosphorylase — MAKQPHLLVEEGDLNDIALIPGDPGRVDRIAGLCDSSEVVAENREYKVVNATYEGTDLTICSTGIGCPSAAIAIEELHAVGVETVIRVGTTGALQSDIEIGDMIIATGATKNEGTSKRYEDVEYPAVPDYDVLTSLVDSAEANDEDVHVGPIASDDAFYAETEQYVEDWEAANILSVEMEAAAVFSLTRRRGMQAGAICTVDGNLVEGTQKGETEDEELPEKAKNNVERAILITLDAVVELAE; from the coding sequence ATGGCGAAACAGCCCCATCTCCTCGTCGAAGAGGGCGACCTGAACGACATCGCGCTCATCCCCGGCGACCCCGGCCGCGTGGACCGCATCGCCGGTCTCTGCGATAGCTCCGAGGTCGTCGCCGAGAACCGCGAGTACAAGGTCGTCAACGCGACTTACGAGGGCACCGACCTCACCATCTGCTCGACCGGTATCGGGTGTCCCTCCGCGGCGATAGCTATCGAGGAACTCCACGCGGTCGGCGTCGAGACGGTGATTCGGGTCGGCACGACCGGCGCGCTCCAGTCGGACATCGAAATCGGCGACATGATAATCGCCACCGGCGCGACCAAAAACGAGGGCACGAGCAAGCGCTACGAGGACGTGGAGTATCCCGCGGTCCCGGACTACGACGTGCTGACCTCGCTGGTGGACTCCGCCGAGGCGAACGACGAAGACGTTCACGTCGGTCCCATCGCCAGCGACGACGCCTTCTACGCCGAAACCGAGCAGTACGTCGAGGACTGGGAGGCGGCCAACATCCTCTCGGTCGAGATGGAGGCCGCGGCCGTCTTCTCGCTGACCCGGCGGCGCGGCATGCAGGCGGGCGCAATCTGTACCGTGGACGGCAACCTCGTGGAGGGAACTCAGAAGGGCGAGACCGAGGACGAGGAACTGCCCGAGAAGGCCAAGAACAACGTCGAGCGCGCGATTCTCATCACGCTCGACGCCGTGGTCGAACTCGCGGAGTGA
- a CDS encoding cation:proton antiporter regulatory subunit gives MNLLTALERPVVAVARIVGLAALSGGVATVVGVLYRTYAREEIPEGLAVLVGLGVVGGWLNTTTALRQFLGTGETVPSLEVVAVNVAAFALGAGAAAVGARSGSRVIADALSLAGEGDVGRFVQSVGRFVTVDLPEEIGDIDGYEPLDAETADSLSGTSLRFPRGLTVAQLRERLVERLRDDYGVGHIDVELDDDGSVEYLAAGGRAVGLGPTLAPGTVAVAVRADPAFSASAGDLVQVWRRGESPGDGSADGSGDASAPDDDSERPARVATAELRAAVGDVVTLALDADAAADLDLDATYRLVTLPTEPRADREFSARLRSADETVGAVTLAADSPLVGAPVGSLAATVVAVRDAHGVETIPGDDRLFAPDDTLYVVARPDLLRKVETAAGGESVPVGEGDGTAVRTSRQS, from the coding sequence GTGAACCTCCTCACCGCGCTCGAACGGCCGGTGGTCGCGGTCGCTCGCATCGTCGGTCTCGCGGCCCTCTCGGGCGGCGTCGCCACCGTCGTTGGCGTCCTCTACCGGACGTACGCCCGCGAGGAGATACCCGAGGGGCTGGCGGTGCTGGTCGGTCTCGGCGTCGTCGGCGGGTGGCTCAACACCACGACCGCGCTCCGGCAGTTTCTCGGCACCGGCGAGACCGTTCCATCCCTCGAAGTCGTCGCGGTCAACGTCGCCGCGTTCGCCCTCGGCGCTGGCGCGGCCGCAGTCGGCGCACGGTCCGGGTCGCGGGTCATCGCGGACGCGCTCTCGCTCGCTGGCGAGGGCGACGTGGGCCGGTTCGTCCAGTCCGTCGGCCGGTTCGTCACGGTGGACCTCCCCGAGGAAATCGGCGATATCGACGGCTACGAACCGCTCGACGCCGAGACCGCCGACTCGCTTTCCGGGACGTCGCTCCGATTCCCCAGAGGGCTGACGGTCGCCCAACTCCGCGAGCGCCTCGTCGAGCGACTCCGCGACGACTACGGCGTTGGCCACATCGACGTGGAACTCGACGACGACGGGAGCGTCGAATATCTCGCGGCCGGGGGCCGGGCGGTCGGTCTCGGGCCGACGCTCGCACCCGGAACGGTTGCCGTCGCGGTCCGGGCGGACCCGGCGTTCAGCGCGAGCGCGGGCGACCTCGTGCAGGTCTGGCGGCGCGGCGAGTCGCCGGGTGACGGTTCCGCGGACGGGAGCGGCGACGCGTCCGCGCCGGACGATGACTCCGAGCGACCGGCCCGCGTCGCCACCGCAGAACTCCGGGCGGCGGTCGGCGACGTGGTGACGCTGGCGCTCGATGCCGACGCCGCGGCCGACCTCGACCTCGACGCCACGTACCGACTGGTCACGCTCCCCACCGAACCCCGCGCCGACCGGGAGTTCTCCGCGCGCCTCCGGTCGGCCGACGAGACGGTCGGCGCGGTCACGCTGGCGGCCGACAGTCCGCTGGTCGGCGCGCCGGTCGGAAGCCTCGCCGCGACGGTGGTCGCGGTCCGGGACGCCCACGGCGTCGAGACGATTCCGGGCGACGACCGCCTGTTCGCGCCCGATGACACCCTCTACGTGGTCGCCCGGCCCGACCTGCTCCGGAAGGTCGAGACCGCCGCTGGCGGCGAGTCCGTGCCGGTCGGCGAGGGTGACGGGACCGCGGTCCGAACCTCTCGGCAGAGCTGA
- a CDS encoding NAD-binding protein, with protein MEVSWRRRVGVRVTVTLTFAVAVLSIATGVSSIGFTAASTQNLFGGGIPHWAQETAGFTGTLTGFLMLASAFGMRRGFRVAWYSTALLLPLTAVQGLVQSSPYSLPLVVASLASVPVVLRTRSRFDHDVNLSASQLASLAALAGVQMYGTVGTYALEDHFQNVNTPLDAFYYTLVTSSTVGYGDLTPTTQTGRLFGMTVVVLGTASFAVALASLLGPAIEARLATALGKMTESQLELLEDHVIVLGYGDLTEPILNELDGQATFVVVSPDQQRTTELSDRGFKVLKADPSDEDPLRRVGIEEARAVVAATNNDAEDALAVLTARQLNPEVRIVAAATERENVDKLKRAGADTVISPATIGGHLLVRSALGSDGMESIADRLTGESAKR; from the coding sequence ATGGAGGTGTCGTGGCGGAGACGAGTCGGCGTGCGCGTCACCGTGACGCTGACGTTCGCGGTCGCGGTGCTGTCGATAGCGACCGGCGTCTCTAGCATCGGATTCACCGCGGCCTCGACCCAGAATCTCTTCGGCGGTGGGATTCCCCACTGGGCGCAGGAGACCGCCGGGTTCACCGGCACGCTGACCGGGTTCCTGATGCTGGCCAGCGCGTTCGGAATGCGCCGGGGCTTCCGCGTCGCGTGGTACTCGACGGCCCTCCTGCTCCCGCTGACCGCGGTGCAGGGGCTGGTCCAGTCGAGTCCCTACTCCCTGCCGCTGGTCGTTGCCTCGTTGGCGTCGGTCCCGGTGGTACTGCGGACCCGCAGTCGATTCGACCACGACGTGAACCTATCGGCCTCGCAACTAGCCTCGCTGGCCGCGCTCGCTGGCGTCCAGATGTACGGGACAGTAGGCACGTACGCGCTCGAAGATCACTTCCAGAACGTGAACACGCCCCTCGACGCGTTCTACTACACGCTCGTCACGTCCAGCACGGTCGGGTACGGCGACCTCACGCCGACGACCCAGACAGGTCGTCTGTTTGGCATGACAGTGGTCGTCCTCGGCACGGCGAGTTTCGCCGTCGCGCTGGCCTCCCTGCTGGGTCCCGCCATCGAAGCCCGCCTCGCCACTGCACTCGGAAAAATGACAGAATCACAGCTCGAACTCCTCGAAGACCACGTCATCGTCCTCGGCTACGGCGATTTGACCGAACCGATACTGAACGAACTCGACGGGCAGGCCACCTTCGTCGTCGTCTCGCCCGACCAACAGCGCACGACCGAACTCTCGGACCGCGGGTTCAAAGTGCTGAAGGCCGACCCGAGCGACGAGGACCCGTTGAGACGGGTCGGCATCGAGGAGGCGCGGGCAGTCGTCGCCGCCACGAACAACGACGCCGAGGACGCGCTGGCCGTGCTAACCGCCCGCCAACTCAACCCCGAGGTCCGCATCGTCGCCGCGGCCACCGAGCGCGAGAACGTGGACAAACTCAAACGCGCGGGGGCCGACACCGTCATCAGTCCCGCGACCATCGGGGGCCACCTGCTCGTCCGGTCGGCGCTCGGGAGCGACGGGATGGAGAGCATCGCCGACCGCCTCACGGGCGAGTCCGCGAAGCGGTGA
- a CDS encoding carbohydrate kinase family protein has protein sequence MVEVVTAGHVNWDVTLRVDALPKPDGEARIDSQRRSGGGSAANVAVALAGMEFDTGLVGSVGDDETGEFVRRGLQTAGVDCSHLLEVETRETTTKYLIVEDDGEVMVLGNEGANEEVTPADVDHEFVADADHLHLTSQRPDTAAALARSATDAGVSVSFDPGRRLAERDFGEALAYSDVVFLNDREAKTLLDSDLEHPSSELHGRVVVVKHGADGARVDTPNRAVDHPGFDAEVVDTTGAGDAFAAGFLAVLLRENGVVGPEADYERALEFANACGALAAMEEGARTAPSFEDVEAFLDGQF, from the coding sequence ATGGTCGAAGTAGTCACCGCCGGTCACGTCAACTGGGACGTGACCCTCCGCGTCGATGCCCTTCCGAAACCCGACGGCGAAGCCCGTATCGACTCCCAGCGTCGGTCGGGCGGCGGAAGCGCCGCCAACGTCGCCGTCGCGCTGGCGGGCATGGAGTTCGACACCGGCCTCGTCGGGAGCGTCGGCGACGACGAGACCGGCGAGTTCGTGCGCCGCGGGTTGCAGACCGCGGGCGTGGACTGCTCGCACCTGCTGGAGGTCGAGACCCGCGAGACGACCACGAAGTACCTCATCGTCGAGGACGACGGCGAGGTCATGGTGCTGGGCAACGAGGGCGCGAACGAGGAGGTCACGCCCGCCGACGTGGACCACGAGTTCGTCGCCGATGCCGACCACCTCCACCTGACCAGTCAGCGCCCCGACACCGCCGCGGCGCTCGCCCGGTCCGCCACGGACGCGGGCGTCAGCGTGAGTTTCGACCCCGGCCGACGCCTCGCCGAGCGGGATTTCGGCGAGGCGCTGGCCTACTCCGACGTGGTGTTTCTCAACGACCGCGAGGCGAAGACCCTGCTCGACAGCGACCTCGAACATCCCTCCTCGGAACTGCACGGCCGCGTCGTCGTCGTCAAACACGGCGCGGACGGCGCGCGCGTGGACACGCCGAACAGGGCGGTAGACCATCCGGGCTTCGACGCCGAAGTCGTGGACACCACCGGCGCTGGCGACGCCTTCGCCGCGGGGTTCCTCGCGGTGCTGTTGCGCGAGAACGGGGTCGTCGGGCCGGAAGCAGACTACGAGCGCGCGTTGGAGTTCGCAAACGCCTGCGGCGCGCTCGCGGCGATGGAGGAGGGCGCGCGGACCGCGCCGTCGTTCGAGGACGTGGAGGCGTTTCTGGACGGGCAGTTTTAG
- a CDS encoding SPW repeat domain-containing protein, translating into MSEPTTTNRDSNAGGYIAAATALVGTWILISAFVYEPPAANFWNDVIVGSAIGIIAGYNAVKADDREGINTGGASLVAFLGLWMVVAPFVFETVFEAAFWSDVVSGALVALLAGYNVYQSRGTERRTRTAEAETR; encoded by the coding sequence ATGAGCGAACCAACAACCACGAACCGCGACAGCAACGCTGGCGGCTACATCGCGGCCGCGACGGCGCTCGTCGGGACGTGGATACTCATCTCGGCGTTCGTGTACGAACCGCCCGCGGCCAACTTCTGGAACGACGTTATCGTCGGTTCCGCAATCGGCATCATCGCGGGCTACAACGCCGTCAAGGCTGACGACAGGGAGGGTATCAACACCGGCGGCGCGTCGCTGGTCGCGTTCCTCGGTCTCTGGATGGTGGTCGCGCCGTTCGTCTTCGAGACCGTTTTCGAGGCCGCGTTCTGGAGCGACGTGGTGAGCGGCGCGCTGGTCGCGCTCCTCGCGGGCTACAACGTCTACCAGTCCAGAGGGACCGAGCGCCGGACCCGAACCGCTGAGGCCGAAACCCGGTAG
- a CDS encoding HPP family protein, whose translation MFDGLRARYLGVLRRVRRFERREVREFRRWIEHTGNLIHLSVLLLVPLLIALVTAISNSVAILPFVLFPPLASGTFTLFADPEGTYASPTKFVGGLTAGALCGTVAIWVGVNTALHDPIAATELFVSPVEAALAVFLTGGVTWALDFEEPSAFSTALLALIAPVFGTPGSVGTFFLQYVGSVFVASTIVAGAFHVWRKHFYERRSRYLYESTNGDDHVLVPMRSDADRPTAMFGARLAAAHDAGKVVLLDVVDEASVEEAARTMAVPTDGADARLVDTDAAETDAVETEEVQVAQRSAERLEAEARRIETEVGIPCEVVVVGDGTDRSRTVLKTARETNCDLVVAPYEEEAGSLSPFVRGLFRGDIDTVAFRSGDDSRERWKRVLVPVRGAGDTAHAMIEFARRVAGESGRVSVCTCIDGEGERRAAETTLANLVEAFEGSFETRVSRSSIESFLSANDSYYDLTIMGASTDRSAASRFVSPPTFERIHELDCDVAIVHRG comes from the coding sequence ATGTTTGACGGCCTGCGAGCGCGGTATCTTGGAGTTCTTCGGCGCGTACGTCGGTTCGAGCGCCGGGAAGTCCGGGAGTTCCGCCGGTGGATAGAACACACCGGAAACCTGATTCACCTCTCGGTCCTGCTTTTGGTTCCGCTCCTCATCGCGCTCGTGACCGCCATCTCGAACTCGGTGGCGATTCTGCCGTTCGTCCTGTTCCCGCCGCTGGCGTCGGGCACGTTCACGCTGTTCGCCGACCCGGAGGGAACCTACGCCTCGCCGACGAAGTTCGTCGGCGGACTCACTGCCGGGGCGCTCTGTGGCACCGTCGCCATCTGGGTCGGTGTCAACACCGCGCTCCACGACCCCATCGCCGCGACCGAGTTGTTCGTCTCGCCGGTCGAGGCCGCGCTGGCGGTCTTCCTCACCGGCGGGGTGACGTGGGCGCTGGACTTCGAAGAGCCATCCGCGTTCTCGACGGCTCTACTGGCGCTCATCGCGCCCGTGTTCGGGACCCCCGGCTCCGTGGGGACGTTCTTCCTCCAGTACGTCGGGTCGGTGTTCGTCGCCAGCACCATCGTCGCCGGAGCGTTCCACGTCTGGCGAAAGCATTTCTACGAGCGGCGGTCGCGCTACCTCTACGAGTCCACGAATGGTGACGACCACGTCCTCGTCCCGATGCGGAGCGACGCCGACCGCCCGACAGCGATGTTCGGCGCGCGACTCGCCGCGGCCCACGACGCCGGGAAGGTCGTTCTGCTCGACGTGGTGGACGAGGCGTCCGTCGAGGAGGCGGCGCGGACGATGGCGGTGCCGACCGACGGTGCCGACGCGCGACTGGTCGATACCGACGCGGCCGAGACCGACGCCGTCGAGACCGAGGAGGTCCAAGTTGCCCAACGCTCCGCCGAGCGACTGGAAGCCGAGGCCCGGCGCATCGAGACGGAGGTCGGTATCCCCTGCGAGGTGGTCGTGGTCGGGGACGGCACCGACCGCTCGCGGACCGTCCTGAAGACCGCGCGGGAGACCAACTGCGACCTCGTGGTCGCCCCTTACGAGGAGGAAGCGGGTAGTCTCTCGCCGTTCGTTCGGGGACTGTTCCGTGGCGACATCGACACCGTCGCGTTCCGCTCGGGCGACGACTCGCGCGAGCGCTGGAAGCGCGTGCTGGTCCCGGTTCGGGGGGCGGGCGACACCGCACACGCGATGATAGAGTTCGCCCGCCGGGTCGCAGGCGAGTCGGGGCGAGTCAGCGTCTGCACCTGTATCGACGGCGAGGGCGAGCGTCGGGCGGCCGAGACGACGCTGGCGAACCTCGTAGAGGCGTTCGAGGGGTCGTTCGAGACCCGCGTCTCGCGGTCGTCCATCGAGTCGTTCCTGTCGGCCAACGACAGCTACTACGACCTCACCATCATGGGTGCGAGTACCGACCGGTCGGCGGCCTCGCGGTTCGTCTCGCCGCCGACGTTCGAGCGCATCCACGAGTTAGACTGCGACGTTGCCATCGTCCACCGGGGGTAG
- a CDS encoding potassium channel family protein encodes MALGSALLIDLLVGLYIGILSAVVPALVAWSLGFTFKYFTGVTIPGFGVLVFGIAIAGIQGGLLGLLDPQFVTSPSALVSALVVMMATLYAHAQGDRMGAEFPRRLTLRGLRERGLSADAVERVGRFGQIRVRTTGEVGDVEGYPPLPDDLRETIRDGEWTFPADLPLSELERRLEDRLRTDYDLAAVAVALDSRGQATVSAAPPTGALSRRVPPGERAVSVEALVPSGLARKDEVTVSTPAGDVTGTVLSARTDGSGSVPVSGGSAGSDSSKSADESVRSDDAAASRPTVSASSGQATGGDGRVTVAVPRREARTLLGTESAEVRVRARGTHREFELLSLLRRDGKRVQRVELRSGSQLDGATLGAADLRERYGVAVIALRRGDEWTVAPRGTARLAVGDLLYVVGNRDALDRFGEAVQ; translated from the coding sequence ATGGCTCTCGGGTCCGCGCTACTGATCGACCTCCTCGTCGGTCTCTACATCGGGATTCTCTCCGCGGTCGTCCCCGCGCTAGTGGCGTGGTCGCTCGGATTCACGTTCAAATACTTCACCGGCGTCACGATTCCGGGGTTCGGTGTCCTCGTCTTCGGCATTGCCATCGCCGGGATTCAGGGCGGCCTGCTCGGCCTGCTCGACCCCCAGTTCGTCACCTCGCCGAGCGCGCTGGTCTCTGCGCTGGTCGTGATGATGGCGACGCTGTACGCCCACGCGCAGGGCGACCGGATGGGCGCGGAGTTCCCCCGCCGACTGACGCTCCGGGGTCTCCGCGAGCGCGGCCTGTCGGCCGACGCCGTCGAGCGCGTCGGCCGGTTCGGCCAGATTCGCGTTCGGACGACGGGCGAGGTCGGCGACGTGGAGGGGTATCCCCCGCTCCCCGACGACCTCCGGGAGACGATTCGGGACGGCGAGTGGACGTTCCCCGCGGACCTGCCGCTCTCGGAGTTAGAGCGGCGACTCGAAGACCGACTCCGAACCGACTACGACCTCGCGGCGGTCGCGGTTGCTCTCGACTCGCGGGGGCAGGCCACCGTCAGCGCGGCCCCGCCAACCGGTGCCCTCTCCCGGCGAGTCCCGCCGGGCGAGCGCGCCGTCTCCGTCGAGGCGCTGGTGCCGTCCGGACTGGCGCGCAAGGACGAGGTGACCGTCTCGACGCCCGCGGGCGACGTGACCGGCACCGTCCTGAGCGCGCGGACGGACGGGTCGGGGTCGGTCCCGGTGAGCGGCGGGTCGGCCGGAAGCGACTCCTCGAAATCCGCGGACGAGTCCGTCCGGTCCGACGACGCCGCGGCGTCGCGTCCGACCGTGAGCGCGTCGTCGGGGCAGGCCACCGGCGGCGACGGTCGGGTGACGGTCGCGGTTCCGCGGCGCGAGGCCCGGACGCTGCTCGGCACCGAGTCGGCCGAGGTTCGGGTTCGCGCTCGCGGCACTCACCGGGAGTTCGAACTGCTGTCGCTGCTTCGCCGGGACGGCAAGCGCGTCCAGCGAGTCGAGTTGCGGAGCGGGAGCCAACTCGACGGCGCGACGCTCGGCGCGGCGGACCTGCGCGAGCGCTACGGCGTCGCGGTCATCGCGCTCCGGCGCGGCGACGAGTGGACGGTCGCGCCGCGCGGAACCGCGCGGCTGGCGGTCGGTGACCTCCTCTACGTCGTCGGGAACCGCGACGCGCTCGACCGGTTCGGGGAGGCGGTCCAGTGA
- the tgtA gene encoding tRNA guanosine(15) transglycosylase TgtA produces MRDNFEIRDQDGLGRIGELSVPRAGVTVETPALLPVVNPHVRTVEPARMQSEFGADILITNSYIFYGSDDYREAALDRGLHDVLDFDGAIMTDSGSFQLAEYGEIDVTTPEILQFQHDVGSDIGTPVDIPTPPDAPREQAEDELATTQERLKVAEGVDVGEMLVNAPVQGSTYPDLREEAGRHAEATDLDVFPVGAVVPLMNDYRYAEMVDVVAGAKRGLGADAPVHLFGAGHPMMFALAVAMGCDLFDSAAYALYARDDRYLTVRGTEHLEELDYFPCSCPVCADHTPAELRGLDARTREELLAEHNLHVTFQEMRTVKQALRAGNLLELVETRARAHPAMLDGYRALTDHADQLEREDSVSKGAFFYLSGESARRPEVVRHQARLERLSLDSGDSVFLTEGGHSDRYDESWRVVAPFGPFPKALSETYPLTAEVPERMDAEGYRSAAEGVARLAAANPETEFTLAYHGWPESALALVPEDVDTVDLAE; encoded by the coding sequence ATGAGAGACAACTTCGAGATACGCGACCAAGACGGTCTCGGTCGCATCGGGGAGCTTTCGGTCCCGCGGGCGGGCGTGACCGTCGAGACGCCCGCGCTCCTGCCAGTCGTCAATCCCCACGTCCGAACCGTCGAACCCGCCCGGATGCAGTCGGAGTTCGGCGCGGACATCCTCATCACGAACTCCTACATCTTCTACGGGAGCGACGACTACCGCGAGGCGGCGCTGGACCGCGGTCTCCACGACGTGCTGGACTTCGACGGGGCCATCATGACCGACTCGGGGTCGTTCCAGTTGGCCGAGTACGGCGAAATCGACGTGACGACGCCCGAAATCCTCCAGTTCCAGCACGACGTTGGAAGCGACATCGGGACGCCCGTGGACATTCCGACGCCGCCCGACGCCCCGCGAGAGCAGGCCGAAGACGAGTTGGCGACGACCCAAGAGCGTCTCAAAGTCGCCGAGGGCGTCGATGTCGGCGAGATGCTCGTCAACGCGCCCGTGCAGGGTTCGACGTACCCCGACCTGCGCGAGGAGGCGGGTCGCCACGCCGAAGCGACGGACTTGGACGTGTTCCCGGTCGGCGCGGTCGTCCCGCTGATGAACGACTACCGGTACGCCGAGATGGTGGACGTGGTCGCCGGAGCGAAGCGCGGTCTCGGCGCGGACGCGCCGGTCCACCTCTTCGGCGCGGGCCACCCGATGATGTTTGCGCTGGCGGTAGCCATGGGCTGTGACCTCTTCGACTCGGCGGCGTACGCGCTCTACGCCCGCGACGACCGCTATTTGACGGTCCGGGGCACCGAACATCTGGAGGAATTGGACTACTTCCCGTGTTCCTGTCCGGTCTGTGCCGACCACACCCCGGCGGAGTTGCGCGGTCTCGACGCTCGCACGCGCGAGGAGTTGCTAGCCGAACACAACCTCCACGTCACGTTTCAGGAGATGCGGACGGTCAAGCAGGCGCTTCGCGCCGGAAACCTGCTCGAACTGGTCGAGACCCGCGCCCGCGCCCACCCCGCGATGCTCGACGGCTACCGCGCGCTGACCGACCACGCCGACCAGTTGGAGCGCGAGGACTCGGTGTCCAAGGGCGCGTTCTTCTACCTCTCTGGCGAGAGCGCGCGACGCCCCGAGGTCGTCCGCCACCAAGCGCGACTGGAACGGCTCAGTCTCGACTCCGGCGACAGCGTCTTCCTCACCGAGGGCGGACACAGCGACCGCTACGACGAGTCGTGGCGCGTCGTCGCCCCGTTCGGTCCCTTCCCGAAGGCGCTCTCGGAGACGTATCCCCTGACCGCCGAAGTCCCCGAGCGCATGGACGCCGAGGGCTACCGCTCGGCGGCGGAAGGCGTCGCCCGCCTCGCGGCGGCGAATCCGGAGACGGAGTTCACGCTGGCCTACCACGGGTGGCCCGAGAGCGCGCTGGCGCTGGTGCCCGAGGACGTGGACACCGTGGACCTCGCGGAGTAG